In the Euphorbia lathyris chromosome 5, ddEupLath1.1, whole genome shotgun sequence genome, one interval contains:
- the LOC136229744 gene encoding histone H3.2-like has protein sequence MARTKQTARKSTGGKAPRKQLATKAARKSAPATGGVKKPHRFRPGTVALREIRKYQKSTELLIRKLPFQRLVREIAQDFKTDLRFQSSAVSALQEASEAYLVGVFEDTNLCAIHAKRVTIMPKDMQLARRIRGERA, from the coding sequence ATGGCTCGCACAAAGCAAACTGCCAGAAAATCTACCGGAGGTAAGGCACCAAGGAAGCAACTAGCTACAAAGGCTGCCAGGAAATCTGCTCCGGCAACCGGTGGAGTAAAGAAGCCCCACAGGTTCAGGCCTGGAACTGTAGCCCTGAGAGAAATTAGGAAATATCAGAAGAGTACTGAGCTGTTGATTAGGAAACTTCCATTCCAGAGATTGGTGAGGGAAATCGCACAAGATTTCAAGACAGATCTGAGATTCCAGAGCAGCGCTGTATCTGCACTACAGGAGGCATCTGAAGCGTATTTGGTTGGAGTGTTTGAGGATACCAATCTATGCGCTATTCATGCTAAAAGGGTTACTATCATGCCTAAGGATATGCAGTTGGCTAGAAGAATTAGAGGCGAGAGGGCTTAA